A stretch of Falco rusticolus isolate bFalRus1 chromosome 2, bFalRus1.pri, whole genome shotgun sequence DNA encodes these proteins:
- the LOC119143554 gene encoding trefoil factor 2-like: MDLKVICALSAILVIALSTLAEGKAPPSKCQCKVTPKERKNCGYPGISAKECRKAGCCFDASVPNVPWCFVAKPKKVKKVCPSNSHTRINCGFPGITAKECEQKGCCFEAHPAGVPWCFYRHVVEEGNLATCRPESSH; encoded by the exons ATGGATCTCAAAGTGATCTGTGCACTCTCTGCCATCCTTGTCATAGCCCTCAGCACCCTGGCAGAGGGAAAGGCACCACCAAGTAA ATGCCAGTGTAAAGTGACCCCCAAGGAGCGGAAGAACTGCGGCTATCCGGGAATCTCAGCAAAGGAGTGCAGGAAAGCTGGGTGCTGCTTCGACGCTTCAGTCCCTAACGTTCCCTGGTGCTTTGTTGCTAAACCAAAGAAAG TTAAGAAAGTGTGTCCCAGCAATTCTCACACCAGGATAAACTGTGGCTTCCCTGGTATCACAGCTAAGGAGTGTGAACAGAAGGGGTGCTGCTTCGAGGCGCATCCTGCTGGTGTCCCCTGGTGCTTCTACCGCCACGTGGTGGAGGAAG GAAATTTAGCAACCTGCCGACCAGAGAGCAGTCACTAA